Proteins encoded by one window of Microbacterium testaceum:
- the qcrC gene encoding cytochrome bc1 complex diheme cytochrome c subunit — translation MAREKKTRRASGRRSPLAAAALIGIGLLLTGGVYAGASAAMAATSGTPTSEANSATAVEEGQKLFQANCATCHGLDLQGSQQGPSLFGVGELSVHFQVSTGRMPLQAQGPQAPVKPPQFTEEQVNAIAAYVQSAAPGPTYPTEDLVDGQGDLSHGAELFRINCAMCHNVAGAGGALTEGKYAPDLHTTTPVNIYAAMVTGPQNMPVFNDLNLTPEDKRDVISYLMYLQKNDSPGGYALGSLGPVSEGLFIWIFGIGALIALTVWITAKSN, via the coding sequence ATGGCACGCGAGAAGAAGACTCGTCGGGCGTCCGGGCGTCGTAGCCCCCTGGCCGCCGCGGCGCTCATCGGCATCGGACTCCTCCTGACCGGAGGCGTCTACGCCGGCGCATCGGCCGCGATGGCCGCCACCTCCGGCACCCCCACGAGCGAGGCGAACTCCGCGACGGCGGTCGAAGAAGGGCAGAAGCTCTTCCAGGCCAACTGCGCGACGTGCCACGGTCTCGACCTCCAGGGCAGCCAGCAGGGCCCGTCGCTCTTCGGCGTCGGCGAGCTCTCGGTGCACTTCCAGGTCTCGACCGGTCGCATGCCGCTGCAGGCCCAGGGCCCGCAGGCTCCGGTCAAGCCCCCGCAGTTCACCGAAGAGCAGGTCAACGCCATCGCCGCGTACGTGCAGTCCGCGGCACCGGGACCGACCTACCCCACCGAGGACCTCGTCGACGGCCAGGGCGACCTGTCGCACGGCGCCGAGCTCTTCCGCATCAACTGCGCCATGTGCCACAACGTGGCCGGTGCCGGCGGGGCGCTGACCGAGGGCAAGTACGCCCCCGACCTCCACACCACCACCCCGGTCAACATCTACGCGGCCATGGTCACCGGCCCGCAGAACATGCCGGTGTTCAACGACCTGAACCTCACCCCCGAAGACAAGCGCGACGTCATCTCGTACCTCATGTACCTGCAGAAGAACGACTCGCCCGGTGGCTACGCCCTCGGCTCGCTCGGTCCGGTCTCCGAGGGTCTGTTCATCTGGATCTTCGGTATCGGGGCGCTCATCGCCCTGACCGTATGGATCACGGCGAAGTCCAACTGA
- the trpD gene encoding anthranilate phosphoribosyltransferase, whose protein sequence is MAERFSWPDLLSSLLAGTDLSVSESTWAMRKVMAGEATPSQLGGFLMALRAKGETVEEIVGFRDAILEAAVPLPVRAEVLDIVGTGGDRYGTVNISTMAAIVAAASGVPVVKHGNRAASSASGSSDVLSSLGIGLTLSPEKVAEILDRTGITFAFASAFHPGFRHAAATRSELGVPTVFNFLGPLCNPARAEANAVGVAHLDRVPLITGVFRTRGATALVFRGDDGLDELTTTGHSRVWEISRGDVHEHDLDPRDLGIPLAEMDDLLGGSPDHNATVVRRVLGGDRGAVRDIVLLNAAAGLVSFRLFQDAAQVQRPILERLAEAMTDAAAAIDDGRASAKLDDWVDASKALAE, encoded by the coding sequence ATGGCGGAACGTTTCTCGTGGCCCGATCTCCTCTCGTCGCTGCTGGCCGGCACCGACCTCAGCGTCTCGGAGTCCACGTGGGCGATGCGCAAGGTGATGGCGGGGGAGGCCACGCCCTCTCAGCTCGGCGGTTTCCTCATGGCGCTGCGCGCTAAGGGCGAGACGGTCGAAGAGATCGTCGGCTTCCGTGACGCGATCCTCGAGGCGGCCGTGCCGCTGCCGGTCCGTGCCGAGGTGCTCGACATCGTGGGCACGGGCGGAGACCGTTACGGCACCGTCAACATCTCGACGATGGCGGCCATCGTGGCCGCGGCATCCGGAGTTCCCGTCGTCAAGCACGGGAACCGGGCGGCCAGCTCGGCCTCGGGCTCGTCGGACGTGCTGTCGTCGCTGGGCATCGGACTCACGCTGTCGCCCGAGAAGGTGGCCGAGATCCTCGATCGCACCGGCATCACGTTCGCGTTCGCCTCGGCCTTCCACCCCGGGTTCCGGCACGCGGCGGCCACGCGGTCGGAGCTGGGGGTCCCCACGGTCTTCAACTTCCTCGGCCCGCTCTGCAACCCGGCTCGCGCCGAGGCCAATGCGGTCGGCGTCGCCCACCTCGACCGGGTCCCCCTCATCACGGGCGTGTTCCGCACGCGCGGCGCGACGGCGCTGGTCTTCCGCGGCGACGACGGCCTCGACGAACTGACCACGACCGGACACAGCCGCGTGTGGGAGATCAGCCGCGGCGACGTCCACGAGCACGACTTGGATCCCCGGGATCTCGGCATCCCCCTCGCGGAAATGGACGACCTGCTCGGGGGCTCTCCCGATCACAACGCCACCGTGGTGCGGCGTGTGCTCGGCGGTGACCGCGGGGCGGTCCGCGACATCGTGCTGCTGAACGCCGCGGCGGGGCTCGTGTCGTTCCGGCTGTTCCAGGACGCCGCCCAGGTGCAACGACCGATCCTCGAGCGACTGGCCGAGGCGATGACCGACGCGGCCGCCGCGATCGACGACGGACGTGCCTCGGCGAAGCTCGACGACTGGGTCGACGCCTCGAAGGCGCTGGCGGAGTAA
- a CDS encoding 5'-3' exonuclease, producing MTDRLMLLDTASLYFRAFYGVPDKVKAADGSSVNAVRGLLDMIAKLVTTYEPTRLVACWDDDWRPQWRVDLLPGYKAHRVVEVVAAGPDVEEVPDPLAAQIPLIREALAVLGIPVVGAAEHEADDVIGALATRAEVPVDIVTGDRDLFQLVDDARGIRIVYTARGMSNLELVDDAAVFSKYGVHAHQYADFAVLRGDPSDGLPGVSGIGEKSAAALLSACGDLDGIRSGVLDGTAGTPAQRARIAAAADYLEVAPTVVRVARELDLAPFDDRLGPVDRDAAETLAERWNLGSSMTRALAALPA from the coding sequence GTGACCGATCGCCTCATGCTCCTCGACACCGCCTCGCTGTACTTCCGCGCGTTCTACGGTGTGCCCGACAAGGTCAAGGCGGCCGACGGCTCGTCGGTGAACGCGGTCCGCGGCCTGCTCGACATGATCGCGAAGCTCGTCACGACGTACGAGCCGACGCGGCTCGTCGCGTGCTGGGACGACGACTGGCGGCCCCAGTGGCGCGTCGACCTGCTCCCGGGCTACAAGGCGCACCGCGTCGTCGAGGTGGTCGCCGCGGGGCCCGACGTCGAAGAGGTGCCCGATCCGCTCGCGGCGCAGATCCCGCTCATCCGCGAGGCGCTCGCGGTGCTCGGCATCCCCGTGGTGGGTGCCGCCGAGCACGAGGCCGACGACGTGATCGGCGCCCTCGCGACGCGCGCCGAGGTTCCCGTCGACATCGTCACCGGCGATCGCGACCTCTTCCAGCTGGTCGACGACGCGCGCGGCATCCGGATCGTCTACACCGCTCGGGGCATGAGCAACCTCGAGCTCGTCGACGACGCCGCCGTCTTCTCGAAGTACGGCGTCCACGCGCATCAGTACGCCGACTTCGCGGTGTTGCGTGGCGATCCCTCCGACGGTCTGCCAGGCGTCTCGGGCATCGGCGAGAAGTCCGCGGCGGCGCTGCTGAGCGCGTGCGGCGATCTCGACGGCATCCGATCCGGGGTTCTCGACGGCACCGCGGGGACGCCCGCCCAGCGCGCGAGGATCGCGGCCGCCGCGGACTACCTCGAGGTCGCCCCGACCGTGGTGCGCGTGGCCCGCGAGCTGGACCTCGCTCCGTTCGACGACCGCCTCGGTCCGGTCGACCGGGACGCCGCCGAGACGCTCGCCGAACGCTGGAACCTCGGCTCGTCGATGACGAGGGCGCTGGCGGCACTGCCCGCCTGA
- a CDS encoding FUSC family protein: MRDSLTFRAPRRVPLLQVAKSAIAIVAAWLLAGWLVQGPPPIFAAIAALLVVQPSINQSFTRAVERSVGVIVGVLIAALLGLVFGSQPWVALLSAGVALVVAWAARISAGATNQIAISALLVLALGTATPNYALDRVLETLIGAAIGIVVNAVLVPPVLVPAARAKIDVLGRELAAALERLADALETPQTSASLEGLLLEARLLRPVRDAAADAIRDGADSLALNPRSGRHRTDLAEMDALVERFSPVVTQTIGMTRAVYDGYEQTIADEPAVRAIAEQLHRAAHDVRLAFALDAGPERVVDEEPALTRPLQIRTPSMMHWVLVGSLLMDLHRVHETLRDVED; this comes from the coding sequence GTGCGCGACAGCCTCACCTTCCGCGCGCCGCGGCGCGTGCCGCTGCTGCAGGTCGCCAAATCGGCCATCGCGATCGTCGCCGCGTGGCTGCTGGCCGGGTGGCTCGTCCAGGGTCCGCCCCCGATCTTCGCCGCCATCGCCGCCCTGCTGGTGGTCCAGCCGAGCATCAACCAGTCGTTCACCCGCGCGGTCGAACGCAGTGTCGGCGTGATCGTCGGAGTGCTCATCGCGGCCCTTCTCGGGCTCGTGTTCGGCTCGCAACCCTGGGTCGCCCTGCTCTCGGCGGGCGTGGCGCTCGTGGTGGCGTGGGCGGCGCGGATCTCCGCCGGAGCCACCAACCAGATCGCGATCAGCGCCCTGCTCGTCCTCGCGCTCGGCACCGCGACCCCCAACTACGCGCTCGACCGCGTGCTCGAGACCCTCATCGGCGCTGCCATCGGCATCGTCGTCAACGCGGTGCTGGTCCCCCCGGTGCTCGTCCCCGCCGCGCGGGCCAAGATCGACGTCCTCGGACGCGAGCTCGCCGCCGCCCTCGAGCGTCTGGCCGACGCCCTCGAGACCCCGCAGACCTCGGCGTCCCTCGAGGGACTCCTCCTCGAGGCGCGCCTGCTCCGCCCGGTTCGGGATGCCGCGGCCGACGCGATCCGCGACGGTGCCGACTCGCTCGCCCTGAACCCCCGCAGCGGTCGTCACCGCACCGACCTGGCCGAGATGGACGCCCTCGTCGAGCGCTTCAGTCCCGTCGTCACCCAGACGATCGGCATGACGCGCGCGGTCTACGACGGCTACGAACAGACGATCGCCGACGAACCCGCTGTCCGGGCGATCGCCGAACAGCTCCATCGCGCCGCCCACGACGTGCGATTGGCGTTCGCCCTCGACGCGGGCCCCGAGCGCGTCGTCGACGAAGAGCCGGCCCTCACCCGTCCTCTGCAGATCCGCACACCCTCGATGATGCACTGGGTGCTCGTGGGATCGCTTCTGATGGACCTGCACCGCGTGCACGAGACCCTGCGCGACGTCGAGGACTGA
- a CDS encoding isocitrate lyase/PEP mutase family protein, translating to MSALSEKAASFAALHTAPEILRVVNIWDVVSAKAVAALPETNALATAGHSIAATFGYEDGENIPLDVMLDMVGRIVAAVDVPVTADLDAGFGNPGETTRRAIGVGVVGANVEDRVKPFDEAVAAVEAVIAAGEAEGVPFVLNARTDVFAKGGDRPLDDKIADAVKRGRAFLDAGATSVFVPGLLDADTTSRLVEGLGEQRLSVIGFPGALSAAEYEKLGVARISYGPLTQRVALTALQDLAIDLYGTGVIPSSVRELN from the coding sequence ATGAGCGCCCTGAGCGAGAAGGCGGCCTCGTTCGCCGCTCTGCACACCGCCCCCGAGATCCTCCGGGTCGTCAACATCTGGGACGTCGTGTCGGCGAAGGCGGTCGCCGCTCTGCCCGAGACGAACGCCCTCGCCACGGCCGGCCACTCGATCGCCGCGACCTTCGGGTACGAGGACGGCGAGAACATCCCCCTCGACGTCATGCTCGACATGGTCGGACGCATCGTGGCGGCGGTCGACGTGCCGGTGACGGCCGACCTCGATGCGGGCTTCGGAAACCCCGGCGAGACGACCCGGCGCGCCATCGGCGTGGGTGTGGTCGGCGCGAACGTCGAGGACCGGGTCAAGCCGTTTGATGAAGCGGTGGCCGCCGTCGAGGCCGTGATCGCGGCGGGGGAGGCCGAGGGCGTCCCCTTCGTGCTGAACGCGCGCACCGATGTGTTCGCAAAGGGCGGCGACCGTCCGCTCGACGACAAGATCGCGGATGCCGTGAAGCGCGGCCGCGCCTTCCTCGACGCCGGGGCGACCTCGGTGTTCGTCCCGGGGCTTCTGGACGCCGACACGACGAGTCGACTGGTCGAGGGGCTCGGGGAACAGCGCCTGAGCGTCATCGGGTTCCCCGGGGCGCTGTCGGCCGCCGAGTACGAGAAGCTCGGCGTGGCGCGGATCTCGTACGGTCCGCTCACGCAGCGCGTCGCGCTGACGGCACTGCAGGACCTCGCGATCGACCTCTACGGCACGGGGGTCATCCCCTCGTCGGTGCGCGAACTGAACTGA
- a CDS encoding LON peptidase substrate-binding domain-containing protein, protein MGTAMFPLGAVLFPHTPLALRIFEERYLVMLGRLLDETDPAFGVVLIERGSETGGGDQRFPLGTMAQLSHVVPQAGQMQIVARGTERFEIVEWLDDAPYPRADVRALPDLEWNDALLPLLEEAERIVRRVLGRAQQYGGTRWDPEVELSEEPLPRAWQVAAIAPLGELDQMELLRSVTLGGLLRATIDLTLAAEPLLGDPVPDGVIVVEDGEPEDDD, encoded by the coding sequence ATGGGTACCGCGATGTTCCCCCTCGGAGCCGTCCTCTTCCCGCATACGCCTCTCGCGCTGCGGATCTTCGAGGAGCGCTACCTCGTCATGCTGGGGCGCCTCCTCGACGAGACGGACCCCGCGTTCGGCGTCGTCCTCATCGAGCGCGGCAGCGAGACGGGCGGGGGCGATCAGCGCTTCCCCCTCGGCACGATGGCGCAGCTCAGCCACGTCGTACCCCAGGCCGGCCAGATGCAGATCGTCGCGCGGGGCACGGAGAGGTTCGAGATCGTCGAGTGGCTCGACGACGCCCCGTACCCGCGGGCGGACGTGCGGGCTCTTCCCGACCTCGAGTGGAACGACGCCCTTCTCCCGTTGCTCGAAGAGGCGGAGCGGATCGTGCGGCGGGTGCTCGGTCGCGCTCAGCAGTACGGCGGTACGAGGTGGGACCCCGAGGTGGAGCTCTCGGAGGAGCCGCTTCCCCGCGCGTGGCAGGTGGCGGCGATCGCTCCGCTCGGCGAACTCGACCAGATGGAGCTGCTGCGCTCGGTGACCCTCGGCGGTCTGTTGCGGGCGACCATCGACCTCACGCTCGCCGCCGAGCCCCTGCTCGGCGATCCCGTGCCCGACGGAGTGATCGTGGTAGAAGACGGAGAACCCGAAGACGACGACTGA
- a CDS encoding YchJ family protein, with protein MSFGSASRRPAPDAVCPCGRAVFGECCGPILDGEAAPSAERLMRSRYTAFAVGDAVHLARSWHPRTRPDDIVVDDGTRWSGLEVEDASEGGENATVTFRASWRHGPDHGVLRERSRFARRGGRWVYVDGDVD; from the coding sequence ATGTCCTTTGGTTCCGCCTCCCGACGACCGGCACCGGATGCCGTGTGCCCGTGCGGCCGCGCCGTGTTCGGGGAGTGCTGCGGGCCGATCCTGGACGGCGAGGCCGCCCCGAGTGCCGAGCGGTTGATGCGTTCGCGGTACACCGCGTTCGCGGTCGGCGACGCCGTGCATCTGGCGAGGTCGTGGCATCCGCGGACGCGTCCCGACGACATCGTCGTCGATGACGGCACGCGATGGTCGGGCCTCGAGGTCGAGGACGCGTCGGAAGGCGGCGAGAACGCGACCGTGACCTTCCGCGCGTCGTGGCGGCACGGGCCCGATCACGGCGTGCTGCGCGAGCGCAGTCGGTTCGCGCGGCGCGGCGGACGCTGGGTCTACGTCGACGGCGACGTCGACTGA
- a CDS encoding SDR family oxidoreductase, protein MERIVIIGGHGKVALHLARLLADRGDEATSVIRKAEQKADIEQAGGAPLVLDVENADVDEMAKAFSGADAVVWSAGAGGGSAERTYAVDRDAAQRAVDAASKAGVRRFVMVSWIGSTPDHGIDPDDSFFAYADAKLAADDHLRASDLDWTILGPGTLTTDEPTGRITTAPQGKAEVSRADVAAVAAAVLVQPATVGRFIRFGAGDTLIAEAIVADRADGGQA, encoded by the coding sequence ATGGAACGCATCGTGATCATCGGAGGGCACGGCAAGGTGGCCCTCCACCTCGCTCGACTGCTCGCCGACCGCGGCGACGAGGCGACGTCGGTGATCCGCAAGGCGGAGCAGAAGGCCGACATCGAGCAGGCGGGCGGCGCGCCCCTCGTCCTCGACGTCGAGAACGCGGACGTCGACGAGATGGCGAAGGCCTTCTCGGGTGCCGACGCGGTCGTGTGGTCCGCCGGTGCGGGTGGCGGAAGCGCCGAGCGCACTTACGCGGTCGACCGCGATGCCGCGCAGCGAGCGGTCGACGCGGCATCGAAGGCGGGCGTCCGCCGGTTCGTGATGGTGTCGTGGATCGGCTCGACTCCCGATCACGGCATCGACCCCGACGACTCGTTCTTCGCCTACGCCGACGCCAAGCTCGCGGCCGACGACCACCTGCGCGCCAGCGACCTCGATTGGACGATCCTCGGCCCCGGTACCCTCACGACGGACGAGCCCACCGGCCGCATCACGACGGCGCCGCAGGGTAAGGCCGAAGTCTCTCGTGCCGACGTTGCCGCCGTCGCGGCCGCTGTGCTCGTGCAGCCGGCCACGGTGGGCCGGTTCATCCGCTTCGGCGCGGGCGACACGCTGATCGCCGAGGCGATCGTCGCGGACCGCGCGGACGGGGGACAGGCATGA
- the qcrA gene encoding cytochrome bc1 complex Rieske iron-sulfur subunit, translated as MAHEDDALEHERASWKPASGLAVAVPDAVQNPGLPGHRQRMTDQDPQAMKRAVRTVYTLFYFSVAASIWASIAYMIFPIESGALIDIRYNNLFIGLGIAFALLAIGIGTIHWGKSVMSDKEYIEDRHATRGRDEVREGAINVFEEANKDSGFGRREIIRNSLFAALAASVIPGITLFRGLAPQDQDPVKLLSHTMWKEGMRLTHDPSGRPIRAADVTLGSAFHVIPEELAGLGHDEGYLEEKAKAIVLLMRMQPEQLNPETNNLDWSYDGIIAYSKVCTHVGCPVALYEQQTHHLLCPCHQSQFDVANGAAVIFGPAARPLPQLPITVDAEGYLVAQSDFHEPVGPSFWERS; from the coding sequence ATGGCACACGAGGACGACGCACTCGAGCACGAGAGGGCTTCCTGGAAGCCCGCCTCGGGGCTCGCCGTCGCGGTTCCCGACGCCGTACAGAACCCCGGCCTTCCCGGCCACCGTCAGCGCATGACCGACCAGGATCCGCAGGCGATGAAGCGTGCGGTCCGCACGGTCTACACGCTGTTCTACTTCTCGGTCGCGGCGAGCATCTGGGCGAGCATCGCCTACATGATCTTCCCGATCGAGTCGGGCGCGCTGATCGACATCCGCTACAACAACCTCTTCATCGGGCTCGGCATCGCGTTCGCGCTGCTCGCGATCGGCATCGGCACCATTCACTGGGGCAAGTCGGTCATGTCCGACAAGGAGTACATCGAGGACCGTCACGCCACCCGTGGTCGCGACGAGGTCCGCGAGGGCGCGATCAACGTCTTCGAAGAGGCGAACAAGGATTCCGGCTTCGGACGTCGCGAGATCATCCGCAACTCGCTGTTCGCCGCGCTGGCCGCCTCGGTCATCCCCGGCATCACCCTGTTCCGCGGCCTCGCGCCGCAGGACCAGGACCCGGTGAAGCTCCTCAGCCACACCATGTGGAAAGAGGGCATGCGCCTGACGCACGACCCCTCGGGACGCCCGATCCGCGCCGCCGACGTTACGCTCGGCTCCGCCTTCCACGTGATCCCCGAAGAACTCGCGGGACTCGGCCACGACGAGGGCTACCTCGAAGAGAAGGCCAAGGCGATCGTCCTGCTCATGCGCATGCAGCCCGAGCAACTCAACCCCGAGACCAACAACCTGGACTGGTCGTACGACGGCATCATCGCGTACTCGAAGGTCTGCACCCACGTCGGTTGCCCCGTCGCGCTCTACGAGCAGCAGACCCACCACCTCCTGTGCCCCTGCCACCAGTCGCAGTTCGACGTCGCCAACGGTGCGGCCGTCATCTTCGGCCCGGCCGCCCGTCCCCTGCCGCAGCTCCCCATCACCGTCGACGCCGAGGGCTACCTCGTCGCGCAGAGTGACTTCCACGAGCCCGTCGGCCCCAGCTTCTGGGAGCGCTCATGA
- a CDS encoding PHP domain-containing protein — protein MDPLDALTEIAYLLERERSSRYKSKAFRTAASAIDGLSDAQLRDPGLRRRAGIGESTFAVIQQALAGEVPERLATLRAESARAGGEELQAQLKGDLHSHSDWSDGLTPIEAMVDAARGLGHEYLALTDHSPRLTVANGLSPERLRAQIEIVRGHRGEGFTLLTGIEVDILDDGALDQEDELLRALDVVVASAHSKLRMERGPMTKRLVAAASDARVDVLGHVTGRLVEGARGTRPPSEFDAREVFAAAAASGVAVEINSRPERQDPPDDLLALAIEAGCLFSIDSDAHAPGQLSLLDYGAARAEAAGVPADRIVTTWPLDRLRAWLERSR, from the coding sequence GTGGACCCGCTCGACGCGCTCACCGAGATCGCGTACCTGCTCGAGCGGGAGAGATCGTCGCGCTACAAATCGAAGGCGTTCCGTACTGCGGCCTCCGCCATCGACGGGCTGAGCGACGCGCAGCTGCGGGATCCGGGCCTCCGTCGTCGCGCGGGGATCGGCGAGTCCACCTTCGCGGTGATCCAGCAGGCCCTCGCGGGCGAGGTGCCCGAGCGCCTGGCGACGCTCCGGGCCGAGTCCGCCCGCGCGGGAGGGGAGGAGCTGCAGGCGCAGCTCAAGGGCGACCTGCACAGTCACAGCGACTGGTCGGACGGGCTGACGCCGATCGAGGCCATGGTCGACGCGGCGCGCGGTCTCGGGCACGAGTACCTCGCCTTGACCGATCACTCGCCCCGGCTCACGGTCGCCAACGGGTTGTCTCCCGAGCGGCTGCGCGCGCAGATCGAGATCGTCCGCGGTCACCGCGGCGAGGGGTTCACCCTGCTCACCGGGATCGAGGTCGACATCCTCGACGACGGCGCCCTCGACCAGGAGGACGAGTTGCTGCGCGCGCTCGATGTGGTCGTGGCATCCGCTCATTCCAAACTGCGCATGGAACGCGGGCCCATGACGAAGCGGCTCGTCGCGGCGGCGAGCGATGCGCGGGTCGATGTGCTCGGCCACGTGACCGGTCGGCTCGTCGAGGGCGCCCGCGGGACGCGGCCCCCGTCGGAGTTCGACGCGCGCGAGGTGTTCGCGGCGGCGGCCGCGTCGGGAGTGGCGGTCGAGATCAACTCGCGCCCCGAGCGACAGGATCCGCCCGACGATCTGCTCGCCCTCGCGATCGAGGCCGGCTGCCTCTTCTCGATCGATTCCGACGCGCACGCTCCGGGGCAGCTCTCGCTTCTCGACTACGGTGCGGCGCGCGCCGAGGCCGCGGGCGTCCCCGCCGACCGGATCGTCACGACGTGGCCGCTCGATCGTCTGCGCGCCTGGCTCGAGCGGAGTCGCTGA
- the ctaE gene encoding aa3-type cytochrome oxidase subunit III, with the protein MGISGFRIAHNGTVTTSATYSQAVRAVKRPDPVAVGTIVWLGSEVMFFAGLFAIYFTLRSTSASLWAEETQLLNVPFATVNTIILVLSSVTCQMGVFAAERYQPYRTGGRTGFLKWGMVEWFYLTFILGAVFVSGQVWEYATLVAEGMPISANPYASAFYITTGFHALHVTGGLIAFLLVIGRAYAVKNFGRKEMTTSIVVSYYWHFVDVVWIALFFVIYFLK; encoded by the coding sequence ATGGGAATATCGGGCTTCCGGATCGCGCATAATGGAACGGTGACGACCTCAGCGACGTATTCCCAGGCTGTGCGTGCCGTGAAGCGGCCCGACCCGGTCGCCGTGGGCACCATCGTGTGGCTGGGCAGCGAGGTCATGTTCTTCGCCGGCCTGTTCGCGATCTACTTCACCCTCCGCAGCACGTCGGCCTCTCTGTGGGCCGAAGAGACGCAGCTGCTCAACGTCCCCTTCGCGACCGTCAACACGATCATCCTCGTGCTGTCCTCGGTCACGTGCCAGATGGGCGTCTTCGCAGCGGAGCGGTACCAGCCGTACCGCACCGGCGGGCGCACCGGCTTCCTGAAGTGGGGAATGGTGGAGTGGTTCTACCTCACCTTCATCCTCGGCGCGGTCTTCGTGTCGGGTCAGGTGTGGGAGTACGCGACGCTGGTTGCCGAGGGCATGCCCATCAGCGCCAACCCCTACGCCTCGGCCTTCTACATCACCACCGGCTTCCACGCCCTGCACGTGACGGGTGGGCTCATTGCCTTCCTGCTCGTGATCGGTCGTGCCTACGCCGTGAAGAACTTCGGTCGGAAAGAGATGACCACCTCGATCGTCGTGTCGTACTACTGGCACTTCGTCGACGTCGTCTGGATCGCCCTGTTCTTCGTCATCTACTTCCTCAAGTAA